A window of the Kosakonia sp. BYX6 genome harbors these coding sequences:
- a CDS encoding response regulator transcription factor — MSRILLIEDHEHLAWLIAKGLMGAGIAVDIVDRGSAAWSAIAQVEYQGMVLDRGLPDGDGLQLLQRLRQADIGIPCLILTARDALHDRVQGLEAGADDYLAKPFAMEELVARTRALLRRPAASQPLQPACGDLTLSPESSVMHCGQQSIALAPAELQIMLALVQKQGNVVRRSQMEAAGWGLSDAVTPNALDVALHRLRRKLATIGSHMQIVNIRGLGYAIREDELAE; from the coding sequence ATGAGCCGAATACTGTTAATTGAAGATCACGAACACCTGGCGTGGCTGATCGCCAAGGGGCTGATGGGCGCGGGTATCGCGGTGGACATTGTCGATCGCGGTAGCGCCGCCTGGTCGGCCATTGCCCAGGTGGAATATCAGGGGATGGTGCTGGATCGCGGTTTGCCGGACGGCGATGGCCTGCAGCTATTGCAGCGCCTGCGCCAGGCGGATATCGGCATTCCGTGCCTGATCCTCACCGCCCGCGATGCGTTGCACGATCGGGTACAAGGGCTGGAAGCGGGGGCGGATGATTATCTCGCTAAACCGTTTGCCATGGAGGAGCTGGTCGCGCGCACCCGCGCGTTATTGCGCCGACCCGCCGCCAGCCAGCCGTTGCAACCGGCCTGCGGCGATCTTACTTTATCGCCGGAATCCTCGGTGATGCACTGCGGGCAGCAAAGTATTGCGCTGGCGCCGGCGGAGCTGCAAATCATGCTGGCGCTGGTGCAAAAACAGGGCAACGTGGTGCGCCGCAGCCAGATGGAAGCCGCCGGGTGGGGGCTAAGCGACGCGGTGACGCCGAACGCGCTGGATGTGGCGTTGCATCGCCTGCGCCGCAAACTGGCGACCATCGGTTCACATATGCAGATTGTTAATATCAGGGGGCTGGGCTATGCCATCCGTGAAGACGAACTGGCTGAATAG
- a CDS encoding MipA/OmpV family protein, with protein MVAVPRRVIVASLLSVSFAAGAEEATAWGLGVGVASTQKPYTDIDRKYTPLPLLYFKNDWFRFAGTQAEIILPQLQLSETQQLNFGLIANYDGSGYDEDDSWIFDGMDKRKGGFWAGAKIEWQNEVVNIFTDWTHDISGNSSGQRIRLGAERSWQWGEVTLTPRIVANRYNRNYVDYYYGVRDDEARSWRPAYQGDASVNTEFGLNSVYRFNQHHALTLDVEVTLLGSEIKDSPLVDRTNENRIFASYIYHF; from the coding sequence ATGGTCGCTGTGCCACGCCGCGTTATTGTCGCGAGTCTGTTGTCTGTTTCATTTGCCGCCGGAGCTGAAGAGGCCACCGCCTGGGGATTAGGCGTGGGGGTTGCCAGCACGCAAAAGCCCTACACCGATATCGATCGCAAATATACCCCGCTGCCGTTGCTCTATTTCAAAAACGACTGGTTCCGTTTTGCCGGCACCCAGGCGGAGATCATCTTGCCGCAACTGCAACTGAGTGAAACTCAGCAGCTCAATTTCGGTCTTATTGCCAACTACGACGGCTCGGGCTATGACGAGGATGATTCCTGGATCTTTGACGGCATGGACAAACGTAAGGGTGGGTTCTGGGCCGGGGCGAAAATAGAGTGGCAAAATGAGGTGGTCAATATTTTCACCGACTGGACGCACGATATCTCCGGCAACAGTAGCGGGCAGCGTATTCGCCTCGGCGCAGAAAGAAGCTGGCAGTGGGGCGAGGTCACGCTGACACCGCGCATTGTCGCTAATCGCTACAACCGTAATTATGTGGATTACTACTACGGCGTGCGCGATGATGAAGCCCGCTCGTGGCGGCCTGCTTACCAGGGCGACGCCAGTGTTAACACCGAATTTGGCTTGAACAGCGTTTATCGATTTAATCAACATCACGCGTTGACGCTGGATGTTGAAGTCACGCTGCTGGGATCAGAAATTAAGGACAGCCCGCTGGTGGACAGGACAAACGAAAACCGCATCTTTGCGAGCTACATATATCATTTCTAA
- a CDS encoding alpha/beta hydrolase, translating into MNVKIKAVMSVVVAALMMTGASFAAQAAPVKNIVLVHGAFVDGSGWKPVYDILHRDGYKVTLVQEPLTSFADDVAATKRILDRQEGPVILVGHSYGGAIITQAGNDPKVTGLVYIAAHALDAGENRAEVSKKYPNTAHPFIKTSDGYVMLDPQYFPGDFAADLKPDLAQYQAQAQIPTSPTSLAAVVTEAAWRTKPSWYMVAKSDKIINPDLERMYAKRAKSHTVEVDGSHSVYQSHPREVAALIEQAANGTHQ; encoded by the coding sequence ATGAACGTGAAAATCAAAGCGGTAATGAGTGTTGTCGTCGCAGCCCTGATGATGACCGGCGCCAGCTTCGCAGCGCAGGCTGCGCCGGTGAAAAATATCGTGCTGGTGCACGGTGCCTTTGTGGATGGCTCGGGGTGGAAACCGGTCTATGACATTCTTCATCGTGATGGCTACAAGGTCACGCTGGTTCAGGAACCATTAACGTCGTTTGCCGACGATGTCGCGGCCACTAAGCGGATTTTGGACCGCCAGGAGGGGCCGGTTATTTTGGTCGGCCACAGTTACGGCGGCGCGATCATTACGCAAGCCGGTAATGATCCGAAAGTGACTGGGCTGGTTTATATCGCCGCCCATGCGTTGGATGCTGGCGAAAACCGGGCAGAAGTCAGCAAAAAATACCCCAACACTGCGCATCCTTTTATCAAAACATCGGATGGCTATGTCATGCTCGATCCACAGTATTTTCCGGGCGATTTTGCCGCTGACCTGAAACCTGATCTGGCTCAGTATCAGGCGCAGGCGCAAATCCCCACCTCGCCGACCTCGCTGGCTGCTGTTGTGACAGAGGCCGCATGGAGAACCAAACCGAGTTGGTATATGGTGGCCAAATCCGACAAAATTATTAATCCAGATCTGGAACGGATGTATGCCAAACGCGCCAAAAGTCACACGGTGGAAGTGGATGGCAGCCATTCTGTTTATCAATCTCACCCCAGGGAAGTCGCCGCGCTGATCGAGCAAGCGGCCAACGGCACGCATCAATGA
- a CDS encoding heavy metal response regulator transcription factor — MKILVIEDEPKAREYMRSGLTESGYVVDVAADGQEGLFMAREYYYDLILLDVMMPQVNGWEVMGQLDKQLDTPVIFLTAKSTVEDKIKGLELGADDYLVKPFSFAELLARIRTALRRGGLAKREEQLEVGDLRMNIATRRVERAGVRLDLTNKEFNLLQLFMLNAGQVLTRTLIASRVWDMNFDSDTNVVDVAVRRLRQKVDAPFAYPLIHTVHGVGYCCEEKS; from the coding sequence ATGAAAATATTGGTGATAGAAGACGAACCCAAAGCGCGTGAGTACATGCGCAGCGGATTAACCGAGTCCGGCTATGTGGTTGATGTCGCGGCAGACGGTCAGGAAGGGTTGTTTATGGCCAGGGAATATTATTACGACCTTATTCTGCTGGATGTAATGATGCCTCAGGTGAATGGCTGGGAGGTGATGGGGCAACTGGATAAACAGCTCGACACGCCGGTGATTTTTCTCACCGCCAAAAGCACCGTAGAGGACAAAATCAAAGGGCTGGAGTTAGGCGCGGATGATTATCTGGTGAAACCTTTCTCTTTTGCTGAACTGCTGGCGCGCATCCGCACCGCTTTGCGCCGTGGCGGGCTGGCAAAGCGGGAAGAACAACTGGAGGTCGGCGATCTGCGCATGAATATCGCGACACGCCGGGTGGAACGCGCAGGCGTGCGGCTGGATCTGACCAACAAAGAATTCAATTTATTACAGCTGTTTATGCTCAACGCCGGCCAGGTGCTGACCCGCACCCTGATCGCCTCACGCGTTTGGGATATGAATTTTGACAGCGATACCAATGTGGTTGATGTGGCCGTTCGTCGCCTGAGGCAAAAAGTGGATGCGCCGTTTGCCTATCCGCTGATCCATACCGTGCACGGCGTGGGCTATTGCTGTGAGGAAAAGTCATGA
- a CDS encoding heavy metal sensor histidine kinase → MRNLAISTRLSLMMGTAVLIVLIGVGTALYRSLCQQLSNRDDIALINRLDQIRTLVLDEDVQQMLSKKPHLFTNMLGNTESLLVLRFPGQPPLIEVNSAKRPLPEIVPVVASKPLTPADVHHQPAQNGVPFISAATLAMTGNPPRELEIITGRLMTERTQIQESYLRQIVLVTLCAALAVIVLSALLARRSLRPLQRLAREASAIDVRHLGHRITLHSTPYELQPLSGAFNEMLDRLENSFQQLSQVSADMAHDLRTPISNLLGQTEIALTQKRTEPYYIALLGSNFEELVRLSTMIDKMLFLARAENASQAINKVPLALEHVLDPLADYFEGPAEERHITLRFSAAGTIMADADLLQRAIANLLANAIRYADSHSEVQIDARHQPDGVLLTVTNLEDPIPTEQQERLFDRFWRADSARHASQSSSGLGLSIVRSIMQLHQGRCGVKCEQRQTRFWLLFPH, encoded by the coding sequence ATGAGAAATCTGGCCATCAGCACCCGGTTATCGCTGATGATGGGCACAGCGGTGCTGATCGTGTTGATCGGCGTGGGTACAGCGCTCTATCGCTCTCTCTGTCAACAACTCAGCAATCGTGACGACATCGCGCTAATCAACCGTCTGGATCAAATCCGCACGCTGGTGCTTGACGAAGATGTCCAACAGATGCTCAGCAAAAAGCCCCACTTGTTTACCAATATGCTGGGCAATACCGAATCATTGCTGGTGCTGCGTTTTCCTGGCCAACCGCCGTTGATTGAAGTGAACTCCGCTAAGCGCCCATTGCCAGAAATTGTTCCGGTGGTCGCCAGCAAACCCCTCACCCCTGCGGATGTACATCATCAGCCCGCGCAAAATGGTGTGCCCTTTATCTCAGCGGCCACGTTGGCGATGACCGGCAACCCTCCGCGTGAACTCGAAATTATTACCGGCAGGCTGATGACTGAGCGGACGCAAATTCAGGAAAGCTACCTGCGCCAGATTGTGCTGGTCACGCTGTGCGCCGCGCTGGCGGTGATCGTACTGAGCGCATTGTTAGCCCGGCGCAGCCTGCGGCCTTTGCAGCGCCTGGCCAGAGAAGCGTCTGCCATCGACGTGCGCCATCTGGGACATCGCATCACATTGCACAGCACGCCTTATGAATTACAGCCACTGAGTGGCGCGTTTAACGAAATGCTGGACAGGCTGGAAAACAGCTTTCAGCAACTGAGCCAGGTCAGCGCGGATATGGCCCACGATCTTCGCACACCGATCAGCAATCTGCTGGGGCAAACTGAGATCGCGCTGACGCAAAAACGGACTGAACCCTATTACATCGCGCTGCTGGGTTCCAATTTTGAAGAGCTGGTGCGCCTGTCCACGATGATCGACAAAATGTTGTTCCTCGCCAGGGCAGAGAATGCCAGCCAGGCGATTAACAAAGTCCCGCTGGCGCTGGAACACGTTTTGGATCCGCTGGCTGACTATTTTGAAGGCCCGGCAGAAGAGCGGCACATCACGTTACGCTTTTCGGCCGCAGGAACAATCATGGCCGATGCCGACCTGCTGCAACGTGCCATCGCCAATCTGTTAGCTAACGCTATCCGCTACGCGGATAGCCACAGCGAAGTCCAAATTGATGCTCGCCACCAGCCCGATGGCGTACTGCTTACGGTGACGAATCTGGAAGATCCAATTCCCACAGAACAGCAAGAAAGATTGTTTGACCGCTTCTGGCGTGCCGATAGCGCGCGCCACGCCTCGCAAAGCAGCAGCGGGCTGGGTCTTTCTATCGTTCGCAGTATTATGCAGCTCCACCAGGGACGCTGCGGCGTAAAATGCGAACAGCGCCAAACACGTTTCTGGCTGCTCTTTCCTCATTAG
- the tkt gene encoding transketolase codes for MNTANARRQRANALRALSMDAVQKAKSGHPGAPMGMADIAEVLWRDFLNHNPTNPAWADRDRFVLSNGHGSMLIYSLLHLTGYDLPVEELKNFRQLHSKTPGHPEVGYTAGVETTTGPLGQGIANAVGMAIAEKTLAAQFNRPGHDIVDHFTYAFMGDGCMMEGISHEVCSLAGTLKLGKLVAFYDDNGISIDGHVEGWFTDDTAKRFEAYGWHVVRGVDGHDADAIKRAVEEARSVTDRPSLLMCKTIIGFGSPNKAGTHDAHGAPLGDAEIALTREQLGWQHAPFEIPSEIYAQWDAKEAGQAKESAWNEKFAAYAKAFPQEAAEFTRRMKGEMPEDFAAKANDFIAKLQANPAKIASRKASQNAIEAFGPLLPEFLGGSADLAPSNLTLWSGSKAINEDTAGNYIHYGVREFGMTAIANGIALHGGFLPYTSTFLMFVEYARNAVRMAALMKQRQVLVYTHDSIGLGEDGPTHQPVEQVASLRLTPNVSTWRPCDQVESAVAWKSGVERHDGPTALILSRQNLAQQARTGQQLADIARGGYVLKDCDGQPQVIFIATGSEVELAVAAGERLSGEGVKVRVVSMPSTDTFDKQDAAYRESVLPKAVSARVAIEAGIADFWYKYTGLNGAVVGMTTFGESAPAEQLFDLYGFRVGNIVDTAKTLL; via the coding sequence ATGAACACAGCAAATGCACGGCGCCAGCGCGCCAACGCGCTTCGTGCGCTCTCGATGGACGCGGTACAGAAAGCCAAATCCGGTCACCCGGGTGCCCCGATGGGCATGGCTGACATCGCCGAAGTCCTGTGGCGTGATTTCCTGAACCACAACCCGACAAACCCGGCCTGGGCTGACCGCGACCGCTTTGTGCTGTCCAACGGCCACGGCTCAATGCTGATTTACAGCCTGCTGCACCTCACCGGCTACGACCTGCCCGTTGAAGAGCTGAAAAACTTCCGCCAGCTGCACTCAAAAACCCCGGGCCACCCGGAAGTCGGTTACACCGCGGGCGTGGAAACCACCACCGGTCCGCTGGGGCAGGGCATTGCCAACGCCGTGGGCATGGCGATTGCCGAAAAGACCCTGGCCGCGCAGTTCAACCGCCCGGGCCACGACATTGTTGACCACTTCACCTATGCCTTTATGGGCGACGGCTGCATGATGGAAGGCATCTCCCATGAAGTCTGCTCGCTGGCCGGGACGCTGAAGCTCGGCAAACTGGTGGCGTTCTATGACGACAACGGCATCTCCATCGACGGCCACGTGGAAGGCTGGTTCACCGACGACACCGCAAAACGCTTTGAAGCCTACGGCTGGCACGTGGTGCGCGGCGTGGACGGTCATGACGCGGACGCCATCAAACGCGCGGTGGAAGAGGCGCGCAGCGTGACCGACAGACCGTCGCTGCTGATGTGCAAAACCATCATCGGTTTCGGCTCGCCGAACAAGGCCGGCACCCACGACGCCCACGGTGCGCCGCTGGGCGACGCGGAAATCGCGCTGACCCGTGAACAGCTTGGCTGGCAGCACGCGCCGTTTGAGATTCCGTCTGAAATCTACGCGCAGTGGGATGCGAAGGAAGCCGGTCAGGCGAAAGAGTCCGCCTGGAACGAAAAATTCGCTGCTTACGCGAAAGCCTTCCCGCAGGAAGCCGCTGAGTTCACCCGCCGCATGAAGGGTGAGATGCCGGAAGACTTCGCCGCGAAGGCGAACGACTTCATTGCGAAACTGCAGGCGAACCCGGCGAAAATCGCCAGCCGCAAGGCCTCGCAGAACGCCATCGAAGCCTTCGGCCCGCTGCTGCCGGAGTTCCTCGGCGGCTCTGCTGACCTGGCGCCGAGCAACCTGACCCTGTGGTCCGGTTCGAAAGCGATTAATGAAGACACCGCAGGCAACTACATTCACTACGGCGTGCGCGAATTCGGCATGACGGCGATTGCCAACGGCATCGCCCTGCACGGCGGTTTCCTGCCGTACACCTCCACCTTCCTGATGTTTGTTGAATACGCGCGTAACGCGGTGCGTATGGCGGCGCTGATGAAACAGCGCCAGGTGCTGGTCTACACCCATGACTCCATCGGTCTGGGCGAGGACGGCCCGACGCACCAGCCGGTGGAGCAGGTGGCGTCCCTGCGCCTGACCCCGAACGTCAGCACCTGGCGTCCGTGCGACCAGGTGGAATCGGCGGTGGCGTGGAAATCTGGTGTGGAGCGCCACGACGGCCCGACCGCGCTGATTCTGTCGCGCCAGAACCTGGCCCAGCAGGCGCGTACCGGACAGCAGCTGGCGGATATCGCCCGCGGCGGGTACGTGCTGAAGGACTGCGACGGTCAGCCGCAGGTGATTTTCATCGCCACCGGTTCAGAAGTGGAACTGGCGGTGGCCGCCGGGGAGCGTCTGTCCGGCGAAGGTGTGAAAGTGCGCGTGGTTTCCATGCCGTCCACCGACACGTTCGATAAGCAGGATGCGGCGTACCGTGAATCCGTGCTGCCGAAAGCGGTGAGCGCACGCGTTGCCATCGAAGCCGGCATCGCTGATTTCTGGTACAAGTACACCGGCCTGAACGGCGCGGTGGTCGGCATGACCACCTTCGGTGAATCGGCGCCGGCAGAGCAGTTGTTTGATTTGTACGGCTTCCGTGTCGGCAACATTGTCGATACCGCCAAAACGTTGTTGTAA
- the tal gene encoding transaldolase — translation MNQLNALKEMTVVVADTGDIESIKKFAPQDATTNPSLVLKAAQLPQYQALIADAIGKARRQGGSAETQLINACDQVAVDIGSEVLRHVPGRISTEVDARFAWDRGMCVTRARKLIQLYQENGIAPSRILIKLAATWEGIRAAEELERSGINCNLTLLFSFAQARACAEAGAFLISPFVGRIYDWYQKNDPQTPYRAESDPGVKSVRDIYQYYKAHGYETVVMGASFRRIEQIQALAGCDRLTISPALLDELAACDAPLTRQLTPGCVSETRPSPMSQSEFLWQHHQDAMAVEKLAEGIRLFAVDQLKLENLIRQML, via the coding sequence ATGAACCAATTAAACGCGTTAAAAGAGATGACCGTCGTCGTTGCGGATACCGGGGATATCGAGTCGATTAAAAAATTCGCCCCGCAGGACGCCACCACCAACCCGTCGCTGGTGCTCAAAGCCGCGCAATTGCCGCAATATCAGGCGCTGATCGCCGACGCCATCGGCAAAGCGCGTCGGCAGGGCGGCAGCGCTGAAACGCAACTGATCAACGCCTGCGATCAGGTCGCGGTGGATATCGGCAGCGAAGTGCTGCGCCATGTGCCGGGGCGTATCTCCACCGAAGTGGATGCCCGTTTCGCCTGGGATCGCGGCATGTGCGTGACCCGTGCGCGCAAACTGATTCAGCTTTATCAGGAAAACGGCATTGCGCCGTCGCGCATTCTGATCAAACTGGCCGCCACCTGGGAAGGGATCCGCGCGGCAGAAGAGTTAGAGCGCAGCGGGATCAACTGTAACCTGACGCTGCTGTTCTCCTTCGCCCAGGCCCGCGCCTGCGCCGAAGCCGGCGCGTTTTTGATTTCGCCGTTTGTCGGGCGCATTTACGACTGGTATCAAAAAAATGACCCGCAAACGCCGTACCGCGCTGAAAGCGATCCGGGCGTGAAATCAGTGCGCGACATTTACCAGTATTACAAAGCCCACGGCTATGAAACGGTGGTGATGGGCGCGAGCTTCCGCCGCATTGAGCAGATTCAGGCGCTGGCCGGCTGCGATCGCCTCACGATTTCTCCGGCCCTGCTGGATGAACTGGCCGCCTGCGACGCGCCGCTGACCCGCCAGCTTACCCCTGGCTGCGTGAGCGAAACGCGCCCCAGCCCGATGAGCCAGTCGGAATTCCTCTGGCAACATCACCAGGACGCGATGGCGGTGGAGAAGCTGGCCGAAGGGATCCGCTTGTTTGCCGTTGACCAGTTGAAGCTGGAAAACCTGATTCGCCAGATGCTCTGA
- the rpiB gene encoding ribose 5-phosphate isomerase B, with protein sequence MKTIAIGADDAAYAFRDAIVNYLTQQNITVVDYSSDKRKGANYYPDVAHDVAMAIKQGEHDRGILICGTGIGMSIVANKVPGIRAAQCHDTFSAERARKSNNAQIITLGARVIGAELGKTIIQAWLEAEYEGGGSAAKVERIDYYQNQHARD encoded by the coding sequence ATGAAAACAATCGCCATTGGTGCAGATGATGCAGCCTATGCGTTTCGCGATGCCATTGTGAATTATCTGACGCAGCAAAATATTACTGTTGTCGATTACAGTAGCGATAAACGAAAAGGCGCGAATTATTATCCGGATGTTGCCCATGACGTTGCGATGGCTATTAAACAAGGTGAGCACGACCGGGGAATTCTGATTTGCGGTACCGGGATTGGCATGAGCATTGTCGCGAATAAAGTGCCGGGCATCCGTGCCGCACAATGCCACGACACGTTCTCCGCCGAACGGGCGCGCAAAAGTAATAACGCGCAAATCATCACCCTCGGCGCACGCGTGATTGGCGCGGAACTGGGCAAAACAATTATCCAGGCGTGGCTGGAAGCGGAATATGAAGGGGGCGGCTCTGCGGCAAAAGTGGAACGCATTGATTACTACCAAAACCAGCATGCCAGAGATTGA
- a CDS encoding PTS glucitol/sorbitol transporter subunit IIA translates to MSAPLYQLVITQVGDFVAAYLRQDKLILFAEPVPTDIADYCAIHQPGKFNGVLLPGQRLTINAINYRITAVGSVATANLKQLGHITLNFDGAIDAELPGTVHLCGVTPEIILPGNQICIYCE, encoded by the coding sequence ATGTCCGCGCCGTTGTACCAGTTAGTGATTACGCAAGTCGGGGATTTTGTCGCCGCGTATTTACGGCAAGATAAATTAATTCTGTTTGCGGAACCGGTCCCCACGGATATTGCCGACTATTGCGCAATACACCAACCGGGTAAATTCAACGGCGTGTTATTACCCGGCCAGCGCCTGACGATTAACGCCATAAATTATCGCATTACCGCCGTTGGCTCAGTGGCAACGGCAAATTTAAAACAGCTTGGCCATATTACCCTTAATTTTGACGGCGCCATTGACGCTGAATTACCCGGCACGGTCCACCTTTGTGGGGTGACGCCCGAGATTATTCTCCCTGGGAATCAAATCTGTATTTACTGTGAATAA
- a CDS encoding 2-keto-3-deoxygluconate permease, with the protein MNINILDKMNKVPGGLIIIPLVVAILLNTFAPQVLTIGGPTTALFKVGSSAMMGIFLLICGTSINIRQAGLPLYKGAVLLVLKCIAGALAVWLVGSMFGPAGFLGISTLAFVACLTSSNSSLYIALCSNYGDASDAGAISVFCVKDGPFVTMMVLGVSGLANIPFAALLSMLIPLLIGMLWGNLDERFKQLCAAAQPLIIIIMSFAIGANSSINTVFTAGLSGIVLGLISACTGIMFYFLYNLFLKKKTALGAALGTTAASSALTPAMVAQADPSLAVYVDAATAQLATASIITMLTAPVLVAWFDKRLKARAPVVVEENTAPEKKTLPLSSQVSKGNK; encoded by the coding sequence ATGAACATTAATATTTTAGACAAAATGAATAAGGTGCCCGGCGGTCTCATTATTATTCCGCTGGTGGTCGCTATTCTGCTTAATACCTTTGCGCCGCAAGTTCTCACTATCGGTGGGCCGACAACGGCATTATTTAAAGTCGGATCCAGCGCCATGATGGGCATATTTCTGCTGATCTGCGGCACGTCGATCAATATTCGCCAGGCCGGTTTGCCGCTCTATAAAGGTGCCGTACTGCTTGTCCTCAAATGTATCGCCGGGGCGTTGGCGGTGTGGTTAGTCGGCTCGATGTTTGGCCCGGCCGGGTTTCTGGGCATTTCCACGCTGGCTTTTGTCGCCTGCCTGACCAGCTCCAACAGCTCGCTCTACATTGCACTGTGCAGCAACTACGGCGATGCCAGCGACGCCGGGGCGATCTCGGTGTTCTGCGTCAAAGACGGCCCGTTTGTCACCATGATGGTGCTTGGCGTGAGCGGGCTGGCGAACATTCCTTTCGCTGCGCTGCTCTCAATGCTGATCCCGCTGTTGATCGGCATGTTATGGGGCAACCTGGATGAGCGCTTTAAGCAGCTTTGCGCCGCGGCGCAGCCGCTGATTATCATCATTATGTCGTTCGCCATCGGCGCGAATTCCAGCATCAACACGGTGTTTACTGCCGGGCTGTCGGGCATTGTGCTTGGCCTGATTTCGGCCTGTACCGGCATCATGTTCTACTTCCTCTACAACTTGTTTTTGAAGAAGAAAACGGCGCTCGGCGCAGCGCTTGGCACCACGGCGGCCAGCTCCGCGCTGACCCCGGCAATGGTAGCGCAAGCGGACCCGTCGCTGGCGGTGTATGTCGATGCCGCCACCGCGCAACTGGCGACCGCCAGCATCATCACCATGTTAACGGCGCCGGTACTGGTGGCCTGGTTTGATAAGCGACTGAAAGCGCGCGCGCCGGTGGTGGTGGAAGAAAACACCGCGCCGGAGAAAAAAACGCTGCCGCTGTCGTCGCAGGTCAGTAAAGGGAATAAATAA